The genomic region TCCTATAAGTCCTATCTTTTTGCCTTCCGTAGGATAATTAAAATTAAGCCCTTCCGTTCTGGAAATTCCGCGGCGCTTCAAAAGTTTTACACTGTTTAACGGCTTGCTCATAAGACTGCTTAAACTCACGATCAGATTTCTAAGGCGAACATCTTTTTTTTCAAGCAACCGTTCAATGCATAAGTCCACGGGATTTCCGTAAAGGTTTTTTGCAATTTTTTCGTACTGCTCCAAATCAAGAGCATGCCCGGCGCGAAGCGCAAGGCTCATATTTTCTGACGTATCCGCCGTCATAATCCAGCGGAATCCGACAATGAGTTCGTCAAAGACCGGCACATTCAATGCAAATTTTTTATAATAATTTCGATTTATATCAAGAATTCTCTTTAAATCATCCATAAATTTTCGCACTCCCTGCGTTCGTTCTTAAAAAAACGACATGCGAAGAAATTTCAATTTCCGAGAATGCCGTTTTCGTGCGCAAAATACGCGCAAGTTAGCCGTAATTAACTAATATCAGATTTAGCGAAGAGAATCCGTTGCCTGTGCAACAAGCGGCATGTTTTTAGCGATTTTTAGTAATTTTCGGCGATTTGCAGCAATTTGCCCATAATAAACTGCATAAACCGCGGCTGCGAACGGCAATTCTACAGCAAAGTTATTTTTTTACCTTCAAGTTTTATGATCTTTTCTTTATTCATCCGCCCCAATTCCCTTGAAACGGCGCTTCGATCCGCACAGATAAATTGAGCAAGTTTTTCCCGCGTAAATGGAATTACAAACGGATTTTTATTCAACGTTCGGCTTGTAACATTCAGATAAAATAAAATTTTACTGCGCAACGAAGTTTGAATGAGCAGTTGTATCTTCATGTTAAGCTGCTGGGCGTCAAGCGCCATTTCCTTTAAAATATTTTCCAAAACGATAACTCTATAAGGACAGGTGCAGCGCTCGTATTGTTGTCCGCCGGGCATACGGATAAAAAGCACCTTTGTTTTTCCCACACTTACCATTCTAAGAAAACGATTGGGCT from Treponema parvum harbors:
- a CDS encoding Crp/Fnr family transcriptional regulator; protein product: MLNIYNLFLSHTEIFKGIPVQDIDKAIACLRGFYKSFDDGQEVYNFDDTVSYMGILISGEVNIEHVGIDGKVVLLKQVGKGELFGAALCYLREPNRFLRMVSVGKTKVLFIRMPGGQQYERCTCPYRVIVLENILKEMALDAQQLNMKIQLLIQTSLRSKILFYLNVTSRTLNKNPFVIPFTREKLAQFICADRSAVSRELGRMNKEKIIKLEGKKITLL